From one Solanum lycopersicum chromosome 12, SLM_r2.1 genomic stretch:
- the LOC101248085 gene encoding 5'-3' exoribonuclease 3-like isoform X1: MGVPAFYRWLAEKYSMVIVDVIEEEAPVIEGIKFPLDTSKPNPNNIEYDNLYLDMNGIVHPCFHPEDRPSPTTFDEVFNCMFDYIDRLFSMVRPRKLLYMAIDGVAPRAKMNQQRSRRFRAAKDAADAAAEEEKLREEFEREGKKLPPKQASQIFDSNVITPGTQFMATLSIALQYYIHLRLNHDPGWKKIKVILSDANVPGEGEHKIMSYIRLQRNLSGYDPNMRHCLYGLDADLIMLGLATHEVHFSILREVVFTAGQRDKCFLCGQMGHLAANCDGKAKRKAGVFDEKGDAEVVAKKPFQFLNIWTLREYLEYDLRIPNPPFVIDLERIVDDFIFMCFFVGNDFLPHMPTLEIREGAINLLMAVYKKEFRSLGGYLTDASKPNLGRVESFIQAVGLYEDKIFRKRSKMHKKQCERNERNKAMAIRQAKREAKRKNDFAPQVAPESLVPVTRFHGSRLASGPSPSPYQQGGASKSCRPDQLGQTTSSLSILDIKTEQSDASDDKQTARTRKNKRKRAADRARKIARLSSEATIGAAIVEAEVSENKEELKTKLNKLLRDKNDTFNSENPEEDKVKLGVPGWKERYYDEKFSAKTPEEMEAVRKEVVLKYTEGLCWVMHYYYEGVCSWQWFYPYHYAPFASDLKDLGQMNITFELGSPFKPFNQLLGVFPAASAHALPEQYRKLMTDPKSLILDFYPTDFEVDMNGKRYSWQGIAKLPFIEEARLLTEVAKIEHSLTEEESRRNSVMFDMLFVSLSNPLSPCIFALDARCKHLTVGERLEVKERLDPIARFTCSGGMNGYLSLCRGDPCPSIFKSPIEGMENITQNQVICAIYRLPDTHKHIPRPMEGVILPKKMVTLGDMKPDPVLWHEQSNKKPWEDGRNRHRGAMSDRDHHRDAMSDRNIQCGAMSGFQLGEAARRLVVNSLQKKEDRGGNGDHRRPHNGQGRDNYMHARPASCRAAYGPPVPSFETPSNNAHENIQPSFVHSAQDPGRYPRSSGSNDHSSKSRPYHETHSRDYRGHGHHTYKMQQNGAHSHSSYASHPQHVGQIPVPPTTIFHQQSGNDVSMSYEPRGAESYNQQGGGRASRNQNGTGYQPYSSGNQFSAFRRGGNRRPPSGHRR, translated from the exons ATGGGAGTTCCAGCATTTTACCGATGGTTAGCTGAGAAGTATTCAATGGTTATAGTTGATGTGATTGAAGAAGAAGCACCTGTTATTGAAGGAATTAAATTTCCACTTGATACGAGTAAACCCAATCCAAACAATATCGAATATGATAACTTGTATTTGGATATGAATGGTATTGTTCATCCATGTTTTCATCCCGAAGATCGA CCTTCTCCAACCACATTCGATGAGGTGTTCAATTGCATGTTTGACTACATAGACAGGCTTTTCTCAATGGTGCGTCCTCGAAAGCTGCTATATATGGCTATTG ATGGTGTTGCACCAAGGGCAAAAATGAACCAGCAAAGATCTAGACGTTTTAGAGCAGCAAAAGATGCAGCAGATGCG GCAGCCGAGGAGGAAAAGTTGCGTGAGGAATTTGAGAGGGAGGGTAAGAAGCTTCCTCCTAAACAGGCTTCCCAAATTTTTGATTCAAATGTAATCACTCCGGGAACCCAATTCATGGCTACTTTGTCGATTGCTCTTCAATACTATATTCATCTTAGACTAAACCATGATCCTGGATGGAAAAAGATTAAG GTTATACTTTCTGATGCAAATGTCCCTGGTGAAGGTGAGCATAAAATTATGTCCTATATCCGCCTACAACGGAATCTTTCTGGATATGATCCAAATATGCGTCATTGTCTTTATGGTTTG GATGCAGATCTAATTATGCTGGGTTTGGCTACTCATGAAGTTCACTTCTCCATACTCAGAGAG GTCGTATTTACTGCAGGCCAGCGGGACAAATGTTTCCTTTGTGGTCAAATGGGTCATTTAGCTGCAAATTGCGATGGAAAGGCAAAGCGGAAAGCAGGGGTGTTTGATGAGAAAGGAGATGCCGAGGTAGTGGCAAAGAAACCCTTCCAG TTCCTCAACATCTGGACTCTACGGGAGTATCTGGAATATGATTTGAGAATTCCCAATCCTCCCTTTGTGATTGATTTGGAGCGTATCGTTGATGACTTCATATTTATGTGCTTCTTCGTTGGCAATGATTTTCTACCACATATGCCCACACTTGAGATTCGCGAG GGTGCGATAAACTTGTTGATGGCTGTTTATAAGAAGGAGTTTAGGTCTTTGGGAGGGTATCTGACTGATGCAAGCAAG CCAAACCTTGGCAGGGTAGAATCTTTTATTCAGGCGGTAGGATTATATGAAGATAAGATATTCCGAAAGAGATCTAAGATGCATAAG AAACAATGTGAAAGAAATGAGCGTAACAAAGCTATGGCAATAAGACAGGCAAAAAGAGAGGCAAAAAGAAAAAACGATTTTGCGCCTCAAGTTGCACCTGAATCTCTGGTTCCAGTTACTCGATTCCATGGTTCTCGTCTTGCTTCAGGTCCTTCACCTTCTCCCTATCAGCAGGGAGGAGCTTCTAAATCTTGTAGACCTGATCAGCTTGGGCAGACCACCTCTAGTCTTTCCATCCTTGACATTAAGACCGAACAGTCTGACGCTTCTGATGATAAACAGACTGCCCGTACCcgaaaaaacaaaaggaaaaggGCTGCCGACCGTGCCAGAAAGATAGCACGTTTGAGTTCCGAGGCCACAATAGGAGCTGCAATTGTCGAAGCTGAA GTTTCTGAAAACAAGGAAGAATTGAAAACAAAACTAAACAAGTTGCTTCGAGACAAGAATGATACTTTCAATTCAGAGAATCCAGAAGAAGACAAG GTCAAACTGGGAGTGCCCGGATGGAAAGAGAGGTATTATGATGAAAAATTTTCTGCAAAAACACCTGAAGAAATGGAAGCAGTACGAAAAGAAGTT GTGCTAAAATATACAGAAGGGCTATGCTGGGTTatgcattattattatgaagGGGTTTGTTCCTGGCAGTG GTTTTATCCCTATCATTATGCACCATTTGCTTCTGATCTCAAGGATCTCGGGCAGATGAATATCACATTTGAACTAGGTTCTCCTTTCAAGCCATTCAATCAGTTGTTGGGGGTATTCCCTGCTGCCAG TGCTCATGCTCTGCCTGAGCAGTACAGGAAATTGATGACAGACCCAAAGTCACTCATTCTTGATTTTTATCCTACCG ATTTTGAGGTGGATATGAATGGCAAGCGCTATTCTTGGCAG GGTATTGCAAAATTGCCTTTCATTGAAGAAGCAAGGCTCCTAACAGAAGTTGCAAAAATTGAACATTCTTTGACG GAAGAAGAATCACGAAGAAACAGTGTGATGTTTGATATGCTTTTTGTGTCGTTATCCAATCCTTTGTCTCCATGCATTTTTGCTCTTGATGCACGCTGTAAGCATCTTACAGTCGGAGAACGTCTTGAAGTCAAGGAGCGGTTGGACCCAATAGCTAG GTTTACATGCAGTGGTGGGATGAATGGCTACCTATCCCTTTGCAGAGGGGATCCTTGTCCTTCGATTTTTAAATCACCCATTGAAGGGATGGAAAATATTACACAAAATCAAGTCAT ATGTGCAATATACAGACTTCCAGATACTCATAAACATATCCCTCGGCCAATGGAAGGGGTTATTTTACCCAAAAAG ATGGTCACATTAGGTGATATGAAACCTGATCCTGTACTATGGCATGAGCAATCTAACAAGAAACCTTGGGAAGATGGACG GAACCGCCACCGTGGTGCAATGTCTGATAGGGACCACCACCGTGATGCAATGTCTGATAGGAACATCCAATGTGGTGCAATGTCTGGTTTTCAGCTTGGAGAAGCTGCACGCAGATTGGTGGTGAATAGTTTGCAGAAGAAAGAAGATAGGGGTGGAAATGGTGATCACAGGCGTCCACATAATGGCCAAGGACGTGATAATTATATGCACGCCCGACCAGCGTCCTGTCGTGCTGCATATGGTCCTCCCGTTCCTTCCTTTGAAACCCCGAGTAACAATGCTCATGAAAACATACAGCCTAGTTTCGTCCATTCTGCTCAAGATCCTGGACGTTACCCCAGATCATCAGGTTCAAATGACCATAGTAGTAAGTCTCGCCCATATCATGAGACCCACAGTAGAGATTATCGTGGTCATGGACATCATACATATAAAATGCAGCAAAATGGTGCACACAGTCATTCCTCGTACGCCAGTCATCCTCAGCACGTGGGCCAAATACCAGTTCCACCAACTACCATTTTCCACCAGCAGAGTGGAAATGACGTTTCCATGAGCTATGAACCTCGCGGGGCTGAAAGCTATAACCAACAGGGTGGTGGAAGGGCCTCCCGGAACCAAAATGGTACAGGATATCAACCATATTCTTCAGGAAATCAGTTCTCAGCTTTTAGGAGGGGAGGAAATAGAAGGCCACCTTCAGGGCATCGTCGGTAG
- the LOC101248085 gene encoding 5'-3' exoribonuclease 3-like isoform X2 gives MGVPAFYRWLAEKYSMVIVDVIEEEAPVIEGIKFPLDTSKPNPNNIEYDNLYLDMNGIVHPCFHPEDRPSPTTFDEVFNCMFDYIDRLFSMVRPRKLLYMAIDGVAPRAKMNQQRSRRFRAAKDAADAAAEEEKLREEFEREGKKLPPKQASQIFDSNVITPGTQFMATLSIALQYYIHLRLNHDPGWKKIKVILSDANVPGEGEHKIMSYIRLQRNLSGYDPNMRHCLYGLDADLIMLGLATHEVHFSILREVVFTAGQRDKCFLCGQMGHLAANCDGKAKRKAGVFDEKGDAEVVAKKPFQFLNIWTLREYLEYDLRIPNPPFVIDLERIVDDFIFMCFFVGNDFLPHMPTLEIREGAINLLMAVYKKEFRSLGGYLTDASKPNLGRVESFIQAVGLYEDKIFRKRSKMHKKQCERNERNKAMAIRQAKREAKRKNDFAPQVAPESLVPVTRFHGSRLASGPSPSPYQQGGASKSCRPDQLGQTTSSLSILDIKTEQSDASDDKQTARTRKNKRKRAADRARKIARLSSEATIGAAIVEAEVSENKEELKTKLNKLLRDKNDTFNSENPEEDKVKLGVPGWKERYYDEKFSAKTPEEMEAVRKEVVLKYTEGLCWVMHYYYEGVCSWQWFYPYHYAPFASDLKDLGQMNITFELGSPFKPFNQLLGVFPAASAHALPEQYRKLMTDPKSLILDFYPTDFEVDMNGKRYSWQGIAKLPFIEEARLLTEVAKIEHSLTEEESRRNSVMFDMLFVSLSNPLSPCIFALDARCKHLTVGERLEVKERLDPIASGGMNGYLSLCRGDPCPSIFKSPIEGMENITQNQVICAIYRLPDTHKHIPRPMEGVILPKKMVTLGDMKPDPVLWHEQSNKKPWEDGRNRHRGAMSDRDHHRDAMSDRNIQCGAMSGFQLGEAARRLVVNSLQKKEDRGGNGDHRRPHNGQGRDNYMHARPASCRAAYGPPVPSFETPSNNAHENIQPSFVHSAQDPGRYPRSSGSNDHSSKSRPYHETHSRDYRGHGHHTYKMQQNGAHSHSSYASHPQHVGQIPVPPTTIFHQQSGNDVSMSYEPRGAESYNQQGGGRASRNQNGTGYQPYSSGNQFSAFRRGGNRRPPSGHRR, from the exons ATGGGAGTTCCAGCATTTTACCGATGGTTAGCTGAGAAGTATTCAATGGTTATAGTTGATGTGATTGAAGAAGAAGCACCTGTTATTGAAGGAATTAAATTTCCACTTGATACGAGTAAACCCAATCCAAACAATATCGAATATGATAACTTGTATTTGGATATGAATGGTATTGTTCATCCATGTTTTCATCCCGAAGATCGA CCTTCTCCAACCACATTCGATGAGGTGTTCAATTGCATGTTTGACTACATAGACAGGCTTTTCTCAATGGTGCGTCCTCGAAAGCTGCTATATATGGCTATTG ATGGTGTTGCACCAAGGGCAAAAATGAACCAGCAAAGATCTAGACGTTTTAGAGCAGCAAAAGATGCAGCAGATGCG GCAGCCGAGGAGGAAAAGTTGCGTGAGGAATTTGAGAGGGAGGGTAAGAAGCTTCCTCCTAAACAGGCTTCCCAAATTTTTGATTCAAATGTAATCACTCCGGGAACCCAATTCATGGCTACTTTGTCGATTGCTCTTCAATACTATATTCATCTTAGACTAAACCATGATCCTGGATGGAAAAAGATTAAG GTTATACTTTCTGATGCAAATGTCCCTGGTGAAGGTGAGCATAAAATTATGTCCTATATCCGCCTACAACGGAATCTTTCTGGATATGATCCAAATATGCGTCATTGTCTTTATGGTTTG GATGCAGATCTAATTATGCTGGGTTTGGCTACTCATGAAGTTCACTTCTCCATACTCAGAGAG GTCGTATTTACTGCAGGCCAGCGGGACAAATGTTTCCTTTGTGGTCAAATGGGTCATTTAGCTGCAAATTGCGATGGAAAGGCAAAGCGGAAAGCAGGGGTGTTTGATGAGAAAGGAGATGCCGAGGTAGTGGCAAAGAAACCCTTCCAG TTCCTCAACATCTGGACTCTACGGGAGTATCTGGAATATGATTTGAGAATTCCCAATCCTCCCTTTGTGATTGATTTGGAGCGTATCGTTGATGACTTCATATTTATGTGCTTCTTCGTTGGCAATGATTTTCTACCACATATGCCCACACTTGAGATTCGCGAG GGTGCGATAAACTTGTTGATGGCTGTTTATAAGAAGGAGTTTAGGTCTTTGGGAGGGTATCTGACTGATGCAAGCAAG CCAAACCTTGGCAGGGTAGAATCTTTTATTCAGGCGGTAGGATTATATGAAGATAAGATATTCCGAAAGAGATCTAAGATGCATAAG AAACAATGTGAAAGAAATGAGCGTAACAAAGCTATGGCAATAAGACAGGCAAAAAGAGAGGCAAAAAGAAAAAACGATTTTGCGCCTCAAGTTGCACCTGAATCTCTGGTTCCAGTTACTCGATTCCATGGTTCTCGTCTTGCTTCAGGTCCTTCACCTTCTCCCTATCAGCAGGGAGGAGCTTCTAAATCTTGTAGACCTGATCAGCTTGGGCAGACCACCTCTAGTCTTTCCATCCTTGACATTAAGACCGAACAGTCTGACGCTTCTGATGATAAACAGACTGCCCGTACCcgaaaaaacaaaaggaaaaggGCTGCCGACCGTGCCAGAAAGATAGCACGTTTGAGTTCCGAGGCCACAATAGGAGCTGCAATTGTCGAAGCTGAA GTTTCTGAAAACAAGGAAGAATTGAAAACAAAACTAAACAAGTTGCTTCGAGACAAGAATGATACTTTCAATTCAGAGAATCCAGAAGAAGACAAG GTCAAACTGGGAGTGCCCGGATGGAAAGAGAGGTATTATGATGAAAAATTTTCTGCAAAAACACCTGAAGAAATGGAAGCAGTACGAAAAGAAGTT GTGCTAAAATATACAGAAGGGCTATGCTGGGTTatgcattattattatgaagGGGTTTGTTCCTGGCAGTG GTTTTATCCCTATCATTATGCACCATTTGCTTCTGATCTCAAGGATCTCGGGCAGATGAATATCACATTTGAACTAGGTTCTCCTTTCAAGCCATTCAATCAGTTGTTGGGGGTATTCCCTGCTGCCAG TGCTCATGCTCTGCCTGAGCAGTACAGGAAATTGATGACAGACCCAAAGTCACTCATTCTTGATTTTTATCCTACCG ATTTTGAGGTGGATATGAATGGCAAGCGCTATTCTTGGCAG GGTATTGCAAAATTGCCTTTCATTGAAGAAGCAAGGCTCCTAACAGAAGTTGCAAAAATTGAACATTCTTTGACG GAAGAAGAATCACGAAGAAACAGTGTGATGTTTGATATGCTTTTTGTGTCGTTATCCAATCCTTTGTCTCCATGCATTTTTGCTCTTGATGCACGCTGTAAGCATCTTACAGTCGGAGAACGTCTTGAAGTCAAGGAGCGGTTGGACCCAATAGCTAG TGGTGGGATGAATGGCTACCTATCCCTTTGCAGAGGGGATCCTTGTCCTTCGATTTTTAAATCACCCATTGAAGGGATGGAAAATATTACACAAAATCAAGTCAT ATGTGCAATATACAGACTTCCAGATACTCATAAACATATCCCTCGGCCAATGGAAGGGGTTATTTTACCCAAAAAG ATGGTCACATTAGGTGATATGAAACCTGATCCTGTACTATGGCATGAGCAATCTAACAAGAAACCTTGGGAAGATGGACG GAACCGCCACCGTGGTGCAATGTCTGATAGGGACCACCACCGTGATGCAATGTCTGATAGGAACATCCAATGTGGTGCAATGTCTGGTTTTCAGCTTGGAGAAGCTGCACGCAGATTGGTGGTGAATAGTTTGCAGAAGAAAGAAGATAGGGGTGGAAATGGTGATCACAGGCGTCCACATAATGGCCAAGGACGTGATAATTATATGCACGCCCGACCAGCGTCCTGTCGTGCTGCATATGGTCCTCCCGTTCCTTCCTTTGAAACCCCGAGTAACAATGCTCATGAAAACATACAGCCTAGTTTCGTCCATTCTGCTCAAGATCCTGGACGTTACCCCAGATCATCAGGTTCAAATGACCATAGTAGTAAGTCTCGCCCATATCATGAGACCCACAGTAGAGATTATCGTGGTCATGGACATCATACATATAAAATGCAGCAAAATGGTGCACACAGTCATTCCTCGTACGCCAGTCATCCTCAGCACGTGGGCCAAATACCAGTTCCACCAACTACCATTTTCCACCAGCAGAGTGGAAATGACGTTTCCATGAGCTATGAACCTCGCGGGGCTGAAAGCTATAACCAACAGGGTGGTGGAAGGGCCTCCCGGAACCAAAATGGTACAGGATATCAACCATATTCTTCAGGAAATCAGTTCTCAGCTTTTAGGAGGGGAGGAAATAGAAGGCCACCTTCAGGGCATCGTCGGTAG
- the LOC101248085 gene encoding 5'-3' exoribonuclease 3-like isoform X3, producing MNQQRSRRFRAAKDAADAAAEEEKLREEFEREGKKLPPKQASQIFDSNVITPGTQFMATLSIALQYYIHLRLNHDPGWKKIKVILSDANVPGEGEHKIMSYIRLQRNLSGYDPNMRHCLYGLDADLIMLGLATHEVHFSILREVVFTAGQRDKCFLCGQMGHLAANCDGKAKRKAGVFDEKGDAEVVAKKPFQFLNIWTLREYLEYDLRIPNPPFVIDLERIVDDFIFMCFFVGNDFLPHMPTLEIREGAINLLMAVYKKEFRSLGGYLTDASKPNLGRVESFIQAVGLYEDKIFRKRSKMHKKQCERNERNKAMAIRQAKREAKRKNDFAPQVAPESLVPVTRFHGSRLASGPSPSPYQQGGASKSCRPDQLGQTTSSLSILDIKTEQSDASDDKQTARTRKNKRKRAADRARKIARLSSEATIGAAIVEAEVSENKEELKTKLNKLLRDKNDTFNSENPEEDKVKLGVPGWKERYYDEKFSAKTPEEMEAVRKEVVLKYTEGLCWVMHYYYEGVCSWQWFYPYHYAPFASDLKDLGQMNITFELGSPFKPFNQLLGVFPAASAHALPEQYRKLMTDPKSLILDFYPTDFEVDMNGKRYSWQGIAKLPFIEEARLLTEVAKIEHSLTEEESRRNSVMFDMLFVSLSNPLSPCIFALDARCKHLTVGERLEVKERLDPIARFTCSGGMNGYLSLCRGDPCPSIFKSPIEGMENITQNQVICAIYRLPDTHKHIPRPMEGVILPKKMVTLGDMKPDPVLWHEQSNKKPWEDGRNRHRGAMSDRDHHRDAMSDRNIQCGAMSGFQLGEAARRLVVNSLQKKEDRGGNGDHRRPHNGQGRDNYMHARPASCRAAYGPPVPSFETPSNNAHENIQPSFVHSAQDPGRYPRSSGSNDHSSKSRPYHETHSRDYRGHGHHTYKMQQNGAHSHSSYASHPQHVGQIPVPPTTIFHQQSGNDVSMSYEPRGAESYNQQGGGRASRNQNGTGYQPYSSGNQFSAFRRGGNRRPPSGHRR from the exons ATGAACCAGCAAAGATCTAGACGTTTTAGAGCAGCAAAAGATGCAGCAGATGCG GCAGCCGAGGAGGAAAAGTTGCGTGAGGAATTTGAGAGGGAGGGTAAGAAGCTTCCTCCTAAACAGGCTTCCCAAATTTTTGATTCAAATGTAATCACTCCGGGAACCCAATTCATGGCTACTTTGTCGATTGCTCTTCAATACTATATTCATCTTAGACTAAACCATGATCCTGGATGGAAAAAGATTAAG GTTATACTTTCTGATGCAAATGTCCCTGGTGAAGGTGAGCATAAAATTATGTCCTATATCCGCCTACAACGGAATCTTTCTGGATATGATCCAAATATGCGTCATTGTCTTTATGGTTTG GATGCAGATCTAATTATGCTGGGTTTGGCTACTCATGAAGTTCACTTCTCCATACTCAGAGAG GTCGTATTTACTGCAGGCCAGCGGGACAAATGTTTCCTTTGTGGTCAAATGGGTCATTTAGCTGCAAATTGCGATGGAAAGGCAAAGCGGAAAGCAGGGGTGTTTGATGAGAAAGGAGATGCCGAGGTAGTGGCAAAGAAACCCTTCCAG TTCCTCAACATCTGGACTCTACGGGAGTATCTGGAATATGATTTGAGAATTCCCAATCCTCCCTTTGTGATTGATTTGGAGCGTATCGTTGATGACTTCATATTTATGTGCTTCTTCGTTGGCAATGATTTTCTACCACATATGCCCACACTTGAGATTCGCGAG GGTGCGATAAACTTGTTGATGGCTGTTTATAAGAAGGAGTTTAGGTCTTTGGGAGGGTATCTGACTGATGCAAGCAAG CCAAACCTTGGCAGGGTAGAATCTTTTATTCAGGCGGTAGGATTATATGAAGATAAGATATTCCGAAAGAGATCTAAGATGCATAAG AAACAATGTGAAAGAAATGAGCGTAACAAAGCTATGGCAATAAGACAGGCAAAAAGAGAGGCAAAAAGAAAAAACGATTTTGCGCCTCAAGTTGCACCTGAATCTCTGGTTCCAGTTACTCGATTCCATGGTTCTCGTCTTGCTTCAGGTCCTTCACCTTCTCCCTATCAGCAGGGAGGAGCTTCTAAATCTTGTAGACCTGATCAGCTTGGGCAGACCACCTCTAGTCTTTCCATCCTTGACATTAAGACCGAACAGTCTGACGCTTCTGATGATAAACAGACTGCCCGTACCcgaaaaaacaaaaggaaaaggGCTGCCGACCGTGCCAGAAAGATAGCACGTTTGAGTTCCGAGGCCACAATAGGAGCTGCAATTGTCGAAGCTGAA GTTTCTGAAAACAAGGAAGAATTGAAAACAAAACTAAACAAGTTGCTTCGAGACAAGAATGATACTTTCAATTCAGAGAATCCAGAAGAAGACAAG GTCAAACTGGGAGTGCCCGGATGGAAAGAGAGGTATTATGATGAAAAATTTTCTGCAAAAACACCTGAAGAAATGGAAGCAGTACGAAAAGAAGTT GTGCTAAAATATACAGAAGGGCTATGCTGGGTTatgcattattattatgaagGGGTTTGTTCCTGGCAGTG GTTTTATCCCTATCATTATGCACCATTTGCTTCTGATCTCAAGGATCTCGGGCAGATGAATATCACATTTGAACTAGGTTCTCCTTTCAAGCCATTCAATCAGTTGTTGGGGGTATTCCCTGCTGCCAG TGCTCATGCTCTGCCTGAGCAGTACAGGAAATTGATGACAGACCCAAAGTCACTCATTCTTGATTTTTATCCTACCG ATTTTGAGGTGGATATGAATGGCAAGCGCTATTCTTGGCAG GGTATTGCAAAATTGCCTTTCATTGAAGAAGCAAGGCTCCTAACAGAAGTTGCAAAAATTGAACATTCTTTGACG GAAGAAGAATCACGAAGAAACAGTGTGATGTTTGATATGCTTTTTGTGTCGTTATCCAATCCTTTGTCTCCATGCATTTTTGCTCTTGATGCACGCTGTAAGCATCTTACAGTCGGAGAACGTCTTGAAGTCAAGGAGCGGTTGGACCCAATAGCTAG GTTTACATGCAGTGGTGGGATGAATGGCTACCTATCCCTTTGCAGAGGGGATCCTTGTCCTTCGATTTTTAAATCACCCATTGAAGGGATGGAAAATATTACACAAAATCAAGTCAT ATGTGCAATATACAGACTTCCAGATACTCATAAACATATCCCTCGGCCAATGGAAGGGGTTATTTTACCCAAAAAG ATGGTCACATTAGGTGATATGAAACCTGATCCTGTACTATGGCATGAGCAATCTAACAAGAAACCTTGGGAAGATGGACG GAACCGCCACCGTGGTGCAATGTCTGATAGGGACCACCACCGTGATGCAATGTCTGATAGGAACATCCAATGTGGTGCAATGTCTGGTTTTCAGCTTGGAGAAGCTGCACGCAGATTGGTGGTGAATAGTTTGCAGAAGAAAGAAGATAGGGGTGGAAATGGTGATCACAGGCGTCCACATAATGGCCAAGGACGTGATAATTATATGCACGCCCGACCAGCGTCCTGTCGTGCTGCATATGGTCCTCCCGTTCCTTCCTTTGAAACCCCGAGTAACAATGCTCATGAAAACATACAGCCTAGTTTCGTCCATTCTGCTCAAGATCCTGGACGTTACCCCAGATCATCAGGTTCAAATGACCATAGTAGTAAGTCTCGCCCATATCATGAGACCCACAGTAGAGATTATCGTGGTCATGGACATCATACATATAAAATGCAGCAAAATGGTGCACACAGTCATTCCTCGTACGCCAGTCATCCTCAGCACGTGGGCCAAATACCAGTTCCACCAACTACCATTTTCCACCAGCAGAGTGGAAATGACGTTTCCATGAGCTATGAACCTCGCGGGGCTGAAAGCTATAACCAACAGGGTGGTGGAAGGGCCTCCCGGAACCAAAATGGTACAGGATATCAACCATATTCTTCAGGAAATCAGTTCTCAGCTTTTAGGAGGGGAGGAAATAGAAGGCCACCTTCAGGGCATCGTCGGTAG